The genomic stretch gagtcgAGGTGGGCACTGCTCAGGCTGGGCAGCTAAATAGCATGTAGAAGAATACGCACCCATGTTGTCGTCCTCGGGTCTTGCTTTACAATGCAGATATATAGCAAATCACTACCACTGCTGTGACTGAGGGAATTTAGACTtgattacaaaaaacacacacattcgaAAAGAGAGATTCTGTGTAGTTAGGAACCTAACAGATAACCAATACTTTCAAAACACGgatttctttttcctttcttgACATTAGAAATGGAGTTCTGATTTTGAACACTTTCGTTTTTAGTGGCGACTCGCAGTGTTCCTGTGAAAAGTTCCTGGGTCCGATCAAAGCAAGCAGCAGCGCTCTTTGAAGCTCctcttcttcttgttcttgctGCCCTTTCCGTTTCTGTCCTTGTTTTCTGACATCTTCTTCGCTCTGACTTCCCTCATGAGGTCAAAGAAGACCTGAAACAACAAGTTGCacagagtgcagtgcagtgcagtcctcCCCTCCCCATAAGAGAATACATGAACCACCACGCCAGGGTATTAGCAGGGTATCTACACACAGCAAGACAAGGGAATcgtttaaaaccattttaatgagGGGAAAACTTCTAAATTGAGAAGGTATTTATCTTGAGAGCGTTTTAGCAATTTAGTAGAATTCCCTGTAATTTACCTTGTCTACATTGGCTCAAGTCTTGGTGGGTGTCTCTACATATTGATCATTCCCTGTGATTTACCTTGTCTACGTTGGCTCTAGTTTGGTGGATGTCTCTACATATTGATCACTCCCTGTGATTTACCTTGTCTACGTTGGCTCTGGTCTTGGTGGGCGTCTACATATTGATCATTCCTTGTGATTTACCTTGTCTACGTTGGCTCTAGTCTTGGTGGGTGTCTCTACATATTGGTCATTCCCTGTGATTTACCTTGTCTACGTTGGCTCTGGTCTTGGTGGGTGTCTCTATATATTGATCATTCCTTGTGATTTACCTTGTCTACGTTGGCTCTTGTCTTGGTGGATGTCTCTACATATTGATCACTCCCTGTGATTTACCTTGTCTACGTTGGCTCTTGTCTTGGTGGATGTCTCTACATATTGATCATTCCCTGTGATTTACCTTGTCTACGTTGGCTCTAGTCTTGGTCGGTGTCTCTACATATTGATCATTCCCTGTGATTTACCTTGTCTACGTTGGCTCTGGTCTTGGTGGGTGTCTCTACATATTGATCATTCCCTGTGATTTACTTTGTCTACGTTGGCTCTTGTCTTGGTGGGTGTCTCTACATATTGATCATTCCCTGTGATTTACCTTGTCTACGTTGGCTCTAGTCTTGGTCGGTGTCTCTACATATTGATCATTCCCTGTGATTTACCTTGTCTACGTTGGCTCTTGTCTTGGTGGGTGTCTCTACATATTGATCATTCCCTGTGATTTACCTTGTCTACGTTGGCTCTTGTCTTGGCGGATGTCTCTACATATTGCCCCTGGCTTTCTTGGTGGATGTCTCTATATATTGATCATTCCCTGTAATTTACCTTGTCTACGTTGGCTCTAGTCTTGGTCGGTGTCTCTACATATTGATCATTCCCTGTAATTTACCTTGTTTACGTTGGCTCTAGTCTTGGTGGGTGTCTCTACATATTGATCATTCCCTGTAATTTACCTTGTCTACGTTGGCTCTAGTCTTGGTGGGTGTCTCTACATATTGATCATTCCCTGTGATTTACCTTGTCTACGTTGGCTCTGGTCTTGGCGGATGTCTCTACATATTGAACCCCCCACTCCTCTGCTTTGCTCCTGGCTTCGTCCACCATCACCTGTCTCCGCTCTTCCAAATCTGACTTGTTCCCGACCACAAGCAATGGGATTTTATCCTCCTCTGACTTCACCCGCAAAATCTGTTCCctgcacaaaaccaaaacacagaggGGGCTGTGAACTTGTTTGGTACTGCTAGATACGTCATGTGTATAGCTCTTGTTTAATATCAGCGCTGCAGTATGCAGCATGCTGCTGCCagcatgtctgtctgtgttgatGCTGACTTACACTAACTTAATCACATGctcttcttgctttgttttttgttttttaaatcaacatgtaacatgttttttggggttttttttgcacaggTTCACCTGAATTCGGCAGTGGAGGAGAAGGATTCATGCTCCGTTATGGAGAACACCAGGAGGAAGCCCTCCCCGCTGCGGAAGTAGTTATCCCGGATAGCTGCATAGTCCTCCTGTCCGGCAGTGTCCAGGATGTCTATCTGCACCTCCTCTCCATCCAGCACCACCTTCTTCCTGTAGCTGTCTGCCTTCGTAGGCTCGTAGTCTTCTacaaactgtacaatacagaacCCTGTTAAACTCAGTTTAAAACACAAGCTGCATGATCTCCTAGGGGTGGCAAAGCAAGGACTCACCTCGTCGTACATGAACTGCAGTGTGAGGGCGGACTTGCCCACACCACCACTGCCCACCATGATCACTTTGTGCAGGGCCAGGGAGCTCTGGTTCTTACTCTTGCTTGCTGCCATTGCCGGACCCTTTGATACGCAATCGATCGGTCGCTATAAAACGTAGAAtacctggggaaaaaaagaagtgATGCTGTAAACAacgagagacacagagagatagagatagtCACACTTACACTTTACTCTTGTTAACTGCTTTTTCAATATTGTTACGTGCCTTTGAACAACTGTCTGTACTTCAAGTATCACCACATCCAAAACTTTAACACACTCTGTCATCTTCAGTAATATTAAGATACAGACACACCAAGCTGTTTGTATAATGCAGCTTTACTAGAAGCATTCCCCTGGAATAAGCACTGTGCATGCATtgggaataataataacaatagtagtgtcttaattcattcattcacacGGCAACAAGATTATCAACACAGTGACCCCCGTACTGGTACaccactgtaaaaacaaattttTGTTGTTAACCCAAGTTTATGTTGTGTCTAAACTGTGAGACaagaatcaatttaaaaaatgacacaatCATCAGATCGTCATCACAGTTGAAGACAGCAACGCCAGGTCTGGCAGCCAATGCTCATATGATAACGTCTACTATGACTCTGCTCTATGCAACCTATTGTACTCCAGCGGAAACCTGTACTAAATCATTCAAAACTATCTTCAGCCTCATCAGTGTGTGCTGAACACACTACTGGTCACTGCTTCATTTCAGAAGCACTACCAGGTACACATAACCTTAGATGGGCAGATCATCAAGTCAAAAGGAAAATCATTGACTACAGATCACCAAGTTTGAAGTTTTTACCCTTGACGTGCAATTGCACTTCAATTCTTGCAGGCTGCGTGCCAAACTATTTCTTAAGATCAACATCTGTCAGCAGTTCCCAAGGACTCCAGCATAAATTATTAGTCAAAAGAACGAAGTCACAGCACCCATTGTAGTTTGTCATCTTACCACATACAAttcaatataaaattataaaacacaatatgTATATAACCCACACATTATAGCTCATCCTACAGATCCCAAAACACCCATAACGTGCTTTAGACTGCGCTGCGCGTCAGCCCCGTGTAATCTCCGTCCTGCGCTGCGCGTCAGCCCCGTGCAATCTCTGTCCTGCGCTGCGCGTCAGCCCCGTGCAATCTCCTTCCTGCGCTGCGCGTCAGCCCCGTGCAATCTCCTTCCTGCGCTGCACGTCAGCCCCGTGCAATCTCCTTCCTGCGCTGCGCGTCAGCCCCGTGCAATCTCCTTCCTGCGCTGCGCGTCAGCCCCGTGCAATCTCCTTCCTGCGCTGCGCGTCAGCCCCGTGCAACGTCAGCCCCGTGCAATCTCCTTCCTGCGCTGCGCGTCAGCCCCGTGCAATCTCCTTCCTGCGCTGCGCGTCAGCCCCGTGCAATCTCCGTCCTGCGCTGCGCGTCAGCCCCGTGCAATCTCCTTCCTGCGCTGCCGTCAGCCCCGTGCAATCTCCTTCCTGCGCTGCACGTCAGCCCCGTGCAATCTCCTTCCTGCGCTGCGCGTCAGCCCCGTGCAATCTCCTTCCTGCGCTGCGCGTCAGCCCCGTGCAATCTCCTTCCTGCGCTGCACGTCAGCCCCGTGCAATCTCCTTCCTGCGCTGCACGTCAGCCCCGTGCAATCTCCTTCCTGCGCTGCGCGTCAGCCCCGTGCAATCTCCTTCCTGCGCTGCGCGTCAGCCCCGTGCAATCTCCGTCCTGCGCTGCACGTCAGCCCCGTGCAATCTCTGTCCTGCGCTGCGTGTCAGTCCTGGGTTATCTCTGTCCTGATCCCCACTGGAGTCACGCACAGGTCAGAAGGTGATCCGTTAACTACAGAGGCTGGATGTTCAAGCACTGTCATCCGAAATGCTCCCAATGTATGTTGTACACTTGGAACTTCCATAATAAAGAATACATAAAACCTGGGTACCTGTCCTCTGTAAAGTAGATATTTATTTCCTACTCTGATATCACTTAATTCTTTACAAGCAGTCATATTTTGACtattacatttaatattttcagaaaggaaaaggTTGAATGAAGGGCAGTCTTATAGATATCTCTGGATAGGTGACCCACTTTTTTGTGCATGCTACAGTGCATCCAGGCAGACAGAAATATTGctgcatacagaaaaaaatacagagaaataagatcagaaaaaatatatatatatatatatatatatatatatatatatatatatatatatatatatattatatatatatttttttttttttttttttttttattagggtgGTAGCATTAAGATCTGCTGCTTTTTcagtcattaaaatagacccctacTGTACAGCACACCAGACTTCTCCCACTACTTCAATTTGAATAGTTTAGGAGCTAGGCTGTGCTAGAGGGGAAAGCCATCAGGCCCACATGGGTTTTGCATGGTTCCCTGTTTAGATGCTCCAGAGAGCTCAATCTACCGGAGCAGCAGTCTGTATGAAACATCCAGCCAGTGATCTTGACATCAATATTACCAGAATGTTACATAACGGTGTCACATGGCAAACAAGCCATTGCTGAAACAGCCCTTCCCACTGAAATAACGTTCTCCCCTAGCACTCAACCCCACCGCTTCCTGCCATTGTTTCTGTGTGCACCATCAACaccaaacacagtaacacaggaGTATTAGAAAACTGCAGAATATAGAGATGAGAGCGGACTGGAGCAGGACACAGTGGTTACATAATTACAGAGCTGTCTGAACAGATTGTGTGTGAGGAGATTTCTGTGGGTACTGTAAGGTCATCCAGCGTGAACACTGTACAAGGCACTTTTTACATTTCTCTCTTAGGACTGCACTGCTACAGTAGTTTTCATTCAGTCACTAAATCAATAGGGACAAACTATGGACTTCACTCTCAGTTCAATGCACTGTACTGCAAGTGAAAAGCAAGCATACAAGAAGTGAACAAAACTAGTTGTCTTGAGAAAACAAGTTTTATCCTGGCACAGCACCCAACCTACAGTAATGTCATGGCAATGCTCCAACCACCAAATGTGCCGGATTTATTAAGAGTAATCCTGAAGGTGTGTCCACACTGAACAGATCTATAGCAGCAGCGTTTGAAAAGCTCTGTACTTCGTGGATAGATCGTTTTGAGCTACAAGttgtagatatacagtacagaactAGGATTTGTCGATAGTGTTTACTCCtcaaaaggaaaaggaaaaaaagccaaaaaacatAGTATTTGGGGTTTGTTTAGTCCCGGTTTACCATATTTTGCCTCTAGCTGTATATTTTACGGTACAGAAAGTTAACGGTTGAACCAAGCTCAGTCTAGATGAGATCTGTGGATATGGCATGACCCGCATGTTTCTGTGCATGCTATACTGTGTCCAGCCAGACAGAACTTGCAAGCAGCTACTAAAACATAAATGGATCTGTCTTCTCTAGGGCAGACAGCCTGTTACAATTCATTACAGTTCCCAATGAAGACAGAATTAGCACAGCAGGCAGCCTCTAACCTGAGCACGAGGAATCAGGGGTTGCCTGATTCACTTTCTGGAAACAGGGAGAATGACGCCTGCCCTTACTTCAGCAGGAAGGTTATTCCAGCTGGATGGAGCAAATTAAGCAAATCCTTTGCAATAGACTTCCTACAGTAATAGACCCAAGGCTGCGTTTTACATtgcatgcagtacagtatacagacCCACGCCTTTCCTTCAGGCATGCTCTCCCTAAGTGGAAATGCTACGTCCTGCTGGCCCCTTGCCACCCCGACAGCACtgtgctacagtacagcactggagcacacacactgactgacctTTACATACGCAGCACAACTGATACAGCAGGAAGTCAGTATATTATAAAATGCAATGGCTTTGACAGTTTGCAACGCGATGCTGGTTTAGCAGTCAGGACGAGCCATTGGTGGAGTGCTCGGtttactcataagaacataaagtttacaaaggagaggaggccattcggcccatcttgttcgtttggttgttagtagcttattgatcccagaatctcatcaagcagcttcttgaaggatcccagggtgtcagcttcaacaacattactggggagttgattccagaccctcacgattctctgtgtaaaaaagtgcctcctattttctgtcctgaatgcccctttgtctaatctttgtctaatagcgaggtgaccagaactgaacacaatattcaagatgaggtcttactaatgcattgtacagttttaacattacttcccttgatgtaaattcaacacttttcacaatgtagccgagcatcttgttagccttttttatagcttccccacattgtctagatgaagacatttctgagtcaacaaaaactcctaggtctttttcataaataccttctccaatttcagtatctcccatatgacatttataatgcacatttttatttcctgcgtgcagtaccttacacttttctctattaaatgtcatttccaatttgtttgcccagttctgaatcttgtctagatcattttgaatgacctttgctgctgcaacagtgtttgccactcctcctatttttgtgtcgtctgcaaatttaacaagtctgcttactataccagaatctaaatcattaatgtagattaggaatagcagaggacctaatactgatccctgtggtacaccgctggttaccacactccattctgaggtttctcctctaatcagtactttatactttctacatgttaaccactccctaatccatgtacatgtgtttccttgaatcccaactgcgttcagtttgagaattaatcttttgtgtgggactttgtcaaaagctttctggaaatctaaataaaccatgtcatatgctttgcacttatccattaccgaagttgcatcctcaaaaaaatcaagcaagttagttagacacgatctccctttcctaaaaccatgttgactgtctcccaggaccctgttaccatataggttagcggtttgtaaataacttctttcatttctttgagtactattgggaggatctcatctggcccaggggatttgtttattttaagagctcctagtccctttaacacttctgcctcggttatgctaaagttatttaaaactggataggaacaggttgacatgtggggcatgttgtccgtatcttcctttgtaaaaacttgtgaaaagtaatcatttaatatatttgccatttttttttcttcatctatgattttgtcatttgtatctcttagacatttaacctcctctttgaatgttctcttgctgctgtaatattggaaaaacatcttggaattggttttagccctcttagcaatgttcatttctatttctctcttggcctttctaacttcctttttgacttgcgtttgcagttctgtatactctttctgtgtactttctttttgatccctttttaacgctctgtaaagtgccttttttcgctgaattttttttttaattgatctattaaccattttggcaatttagttttacatttagatttgtctactttagggatgtaattgttttgcgcttctagtactacatttttgaagaacaaccatccttcttctgtgggtgttttctctattttactccaatctacttctgttagtctctgtttcataccttcatagtttgtttttctaaaattgtaaaccttagctttagtcatttcttttggggttttaaaaagcacttcaaatgagaccatgttgtg from Polyodon spathula isolate WHYD16114869_AA chromosome 11, ASM1765450v1, whole genome shotgun sequence encodes the following:
- the LOC121322715 gene encoding ras-related protein Ral-B-like codes for the protein MAASKSKNQSSLALHKVIMVGSGGVGKSALTLQFMYDEFVEDYEPTKADSYRKKVVLDGEEVQIDILDTAGQEDYAAIRDNYFRSGEGFLLVFSITEHESFSSTAEFREQILRVKSEEDKIPLLVVGNKSDLEERRQVMVDEARSKAEEWGVQYVETSAKTRANVDKVFFDLMREVRAKKMSENKDRNGKGSKNKKKRSFKERCCLL